The Gossypium hirsutum isolate 1008001.06 chromosome D07, Gossypium_hirsutum_v2.1, whole genome shotgun sequence genome includes the window TTTGTCTATGttcaaaaccaaaacaaaagcATCAATTTTCTCACCCATTTTTCAACCTACGAAAGGGGGGGTTGATCTTTACTTGTGATCATGGCTTCAATGTTGAGCTCTCAAGGAATGGTTCTTGCAACAGCTATGGCAGTCTCAGGCACTGTAATTCTTCTCGCTTTTCGATATCAGAAATCTTTCCCTCTCCCCCATCCTTCACAACAAGTTCTTCGCTCCTGCATATCTTCTGGTACATAGATACATACCCCATCTGCCTCTAACATATTGCATGCGTGTATGTTAACACACTGCTCTTAATCATTTCACCATTTTTGTTGCCTTTGTTGTTGTTTAAAGAAGGGAAGAAAagggagaagaaaaagaagaagaaagtgcACTTTGCAGAAGATGTGATGGAGCCCAGAGGCGATGGATTACAGGTGAAGAATCATGTTAGAATATTTAGCAATAATTCTTCATCAAAGTTGAAGAAATTTGGTGGTGATGGTGGTAAACAGGGAGGAGAAATGCCTGCTAACAGAGTTGCTCTTTACCATGGAATTCTAAGGGATCGTGGTGTTCAACGATTGGCTTACTCTTActgagaaaaatgaaagaaagataggggttttttaaatttttatttcctGTACAAtcataattgtttttctttttaactacAGTTTGTGTGAGTgttctgtaattttgtaattagtatagtattttctttttgtaaaaagttgaattgattaagaaaaataattagtttttctttggtgattattattattattattatttttaattaagaaaaaaatgttaACTGGTTTCTAAAAAGAAATGCTATCATTAAAGTTTTTTATCCTTATgtctttaaattaaatattaaatttaaaaaataagtaaattaattatttacaatagaaagaaaaaaaaagtgtaaattaaactttttgttaaaaattctatccataTATATTGTTAAGTTATTTTATATAAGTGGGATGGATTTAAAGGATAAATAAGATTATGTAAAAATACCATGGAGCTCTGTACTAGAAATCAAATTGTATTTTATCCCGGCCTCTACTCAAGATATGGGTAAATTAGTTCTTATACTTTatattaaaaactttaccaaTTTATACTTTTAAGTGATGATGTGTCTAATAGAACAACCAAATAGCAATACATAATTGTGCCACGTTTACCTCATtcaacaaatatttaaaattaaaaataaataaatttttaataattatttaaaaagcaCGACCAAGATGAACCTATGCAAATGATTGTTCATGTTCACATGAACTTAGACGAATAATTGTTCAGATTTATTATagacattattttttaaataattataaaaaaattatagaaaattatttaaaaactactaaaatttataaaatttttgaaactattaaaaaaaactaaaacaacatCCATAATGAAATTTAACATCTGGCTGTCCAGCTTCAAATGACCCTAGACAACAATTTATCTAGATTTATTCTAGAgttatttcttaaataattaaaaaaaagtacacataattatacaaaattatttaaatttattaagaattataataaattaaatcaaacttATCTAATGATGGACATTAgaatttgaagaattttaaaaaattcttaatattatgatattagtTACACATGTTAGTGTTTGGTTTCTCCATTAGCCACGTTAgcatttaatagtagaaatgaatataatttttaatagaatgatcaatttactatttgatttaacatataacgGTTAATATGCACATTTTTTAGTAAAAGAGTTAAAATGCAATCCAAATCTTAATACAGGGGCTATCATGATACTTTTATATACTTCTATCcatcctttaattttaggtcacttatataaaaaaattgaaaaaaatcaaatcatcacTTAATAACACGTATAGATAGATTTTTAACGAAATGGTCGATTtacactttctttctttttttaacatACAAGGACTAccatttattaagtaaaaatgataaaatgcaATTCATGGGATTTATATGACACTTTCCGtctttgttattttaattaattagttttcaTAATTGGAAAGCAAAATTTTAAGTGAAATTAAAGGTACAAAAACTTAGTAAAAGGTTCAGCCCACATGTTGCGagttactttttaaaaaaaaaattaatgggtATACACGGTATtcgtatgtattttttaaaataaccatgaaaatataagtatacatagtgagaaaaaaaccaaaaattataatataaaaaaataatattatattttgtacttttccataatattatatgtatttttttaggtTCTTTTTCTCACCATGTATGCTTATATTTTTATGGGTATTTTGAAAACTATATATAAGTACCGCTTGATATAGTAGCGGCACTTACAAATTGTTTTTAAAGACTAACAATTAGCTGATGATTGACTAAAAAAGGAGAGAGTGGTGCCACTGATGATTACTGTAACAAACGAcccatttttataaataatttttcacaatctatttttgtatttaattaatttttatattatttttataaaaaaactgtTGTTttcaattttgagaaaaaattacTCAATAAAAAGGTTACTCAATTAAATacaacttttcttttaattttaacttaattttcttttgaaaatataattttttaataaaatgttatattatatacttCTCTAATCAATTTTATTTAGTTATAACCAAATATGAAATGACCATTTGTTGACACACGTTGTCGCATTCATACTCTCGTAATCATTCAATTGATTGACTCAGTCCACTGGAatacctttttttattattattaacattaatCTCAGGAACACGATGagaattaaactaaattttaaatcttaGTTTTCTGAGGggatttagattaatttttaagtttcaaTCCAACCCATCTCAAAAAGtaggtttattttttttctaagtcCGGTCTAATTTAAGAAAGATAAATTTGGACCCGACCTGACttgttcatatttattttttcatattaatttttatgttaaaataatttttttaaaaatataatacactaaattcattaaaataaaaaaatttctaacactttaaaaatacattaaaaaatatttatatttaaagacatt containing:
- the LOC107956576 gene encoding uncharacterized protein isoform X2, with the translated sequence MASMLSSQGMVLATAMAVSGTVILLAFRYQKSFPLPHPSQQVLRSCISSGKKREKKKKKKVHFAEDVMEPRGDGLQVKNHVRIFSNNSSSKLKKFGGDGGKQGGEMPANRVALYHGILRDRGVQRLAYSY
- the LOC107956576 gene encoding uncharacterized protein isoform X1 — encoded protein: MASMLSSQGMVLATAMAVSGTVILLAFRYQKSFPLPHPSQQVLRSCISSEGKKREKKKKKKVHFAEDVMEPRGDGLQVKNHVRIFSNNSSSKLKKFGGDGGKQGGEMPANRVALYHGILRDRGVQRLAYSY